A stretch of Nonomuraea africana DNA encodes these proteins:
- a CDS encoding alpha/beta hydrolase family protein, with translation MSRLSLTDLYRIAVPGDPQLRPGGAAVAYTVTTADKDSDENRSEIWLAAPGAAPRRLTGGPRDLAPRWSPDGRTLAFLRPVDGRPQLHLLPMDGGEPRALTGAAAGPALWSPDGRRLAFTAPHGEPDPDAPVVADTLEYKADGAGLLRGVRSHVFVVDVATGKRTQLTDGDFHAGQPAWSPDGEQLAFVTGMEEDRDLTPAGAVYTIGLDGAEPKRLTDPGVICTGVWWLGERLVVAGFKGDPIGHTRLFTLEADGLAEVETGLDRNVMVGHPGYPGAAPALLGDELLFCARDGGRTHLYGAPGRTKVGGEHSVSGVSVAGGRVAYVAATPSSPGDVYLDGERLTDHALPDLDLLPLERRLFTAPDGTPVEGFLLRDPDRTGPGPLLLDVHGGPHNAWAPVFDPAHLYHQVLAARGWSVLTLNPRGSDGYGEAFYTAAVGSWGLADAGDFLAPIDALVAEGVADPDRLAVTGYSYGGYMACWLSATDGRFKAAIPGGCVSDLTSMSGTSDAGYLLKMFECAGDLAAQSPITHVAAVTAPTLLLHGERDDRCPVGQAEQWFAALRERGVPVRLVRYPGASHLFILDGRPSHRLDYNERIVAWLEQWVIGSES, from the coding sequence ATGTCCCGCCTCTCGCTCACCGACCTCTACCGCATCGCCGTACCGGGAGATCCGCAGCTGCGTCCCGGCGGCGCGGCCGTCGCCTACACGGTGACCACCGCGGACAAGGACTCCGACGAGAACCGTTCGGAGATCTGGCTGGCCGCCCCCGGCGCCGCACCCCGCCGCCTCACCGGCGGCCCCCGTGACCTGGCCCCCCGCTGGTCACCCGACGGGCGCACGCTCGCCTTCCTGCGTCCGGTGGACGGCAGGCCGCAGCTGCACCTGCTCCCCATGGACGGCGGCGAGCCCCGCGCCCTCACCGGCGCCGCCGCGGGCCCCGCGCTCTGGTCGCCGGACGGCCGCCGCCTTGCCTTCACCGCCCCGCACGGCGAACCCGACCCGGACGCGCCCGTCGTGGCCGACACCCTGGAGTACAAGGCAGACGGCGCCGGCCTGCTGCGCGGCGTGCGCTCCCACGTGTTCGTCGTCGACGTCGCCACGGGCAAGCGCACCCAGCTCACCGACGGCGACTTCCACGCGGGCCAGCCGGCCTGGTCGCCCGACGGCGAGCAGCTGGCCTTCGTCACCGGCATGGAGGAGGACAGGGACCTCACCCCCGCGGGCGCGGTCTACACCATCGGGCTCGACGGCGCCGAACCCAAGCGGCTGACCGATCCGGGCGTCATCTGCACGGGCGTGTGGTGGCTCGGCGAGCGCCTGGTGGTCGCCGGCTTCAAGGGCGACCCGATCGGCCACACCAGGCTGTTCACCCTCGAAGCCGACGGCCTGGCCGAGGTCGAGACGGGCCTGGACCGCAACGTCATGGTCGGCCATCCCGGCTACCCCGGCGCCGCGCCCGCCCTGCTCGGCGACGAGCTGCTGTTCTGCGCCCGCGACGGCGGACGCACCCACCTGTACGGCGCGCCCGGCCGGACGAAGGTGGGCGGCGAGCACAGCGTCAGCGGCGTCAGCGTCGCGGGCGGCCGGGTCGCCTACGTGGCCGCCACCCCGTCCAGCCCCGGCGACGTCTACCTCGACGGCGAGCGGCTCACCGACCACGCCCTGCCGGACCTCGACCTCCTCCCCCTGGAACGCCGCCTGTTCACCGCACCCGACGGCACCCCCGTCGAGGGCTTCCTGCTGCGCGACCCCGACCGGACCGGCCCCGGCCCGCTCCTGCTCGACGTGCACGGCGGCCCGCACAACGCGTGGGCGCCGGTCTTCGACCCCGCCCACCTCTACCACCAGGTGCTCGCCGCCAGGGGCTGGAGCGTGCTCACCCTCAACCCGCGGGGGAGCGACGGCTACGGCGAGGCCTTCTACACCGCCGCCGTCGGCTCGTGGGGCCTGGCCGACGCCGGCGACTTCCTCGCGCCCATCGACGCGCTCGTGGCGGAGGGCGTCGCCGACCCGGACCGCCTGGCCGTCACCGGCTACAGCTACGGCGGCTACATGGCCTGCTGGCTGTCGGCCACCGACGGCAGGTTCAAGGCCGCCATCCCCGGTGGCTGCGTCAGCGACCTGACCAGCATGTCCGGAACGTCGGACGCCGGATACCTGCTGAAGATGTTCGAATGCGCAGGCGACCTGGCCGCGCAGTCACCGATCACGCACGTCGCCGCCGTCACCGCGCCCACCCTCCTCCTGCACGGCGAGCGCGACGACCGGTGCCCGGTCGGGCAGGCCGAGCAGTGGTTCGCGGCGCTGCGCGAGCGTGGCGTGCCGGTCCGCCTGGTCAGGTACCCGGGCGCGAGTCACCTGTTCATCCTCGACGGCCGTCCGTCCCACCGTCTCGACTACAACGAAAGGATCGTCGCGTGGCTGGAGCAATGGGTGATCGGCTCGGAGAGCTGA
- a CDS encoding serine hydrolase domain-containing protein: protein MAGAMGDRLGELISEYDVPGAALAYLHRGELHESAAGVLNTRTGARVSPDSLFQLGSVTKVWTATQIMLLAEQGLLTLDTPVAELLPEFRVADAEVTRTVTVRHLLSHTSGIDGDLFLDTGRGDDCVERYVEACADLAQNHPLGATQSYCNSGFIIAGRLVERLTGEVWDQALREQIVEPLGLTHTWTLPEDVLRFGAAVGHLDGEPAPAWGLMRSCGPAGLITARPADAVAFARAHLEGGLLKDPRAMWEPQVDIPNPHTLGRQWGLGWILDEWDGHRVVSHGGNTIGQSSMLWMLPGTGTIACAVVNGGHSGAFMQALATELFRDLDGVAVPPVLGPPEQPVDVDPSRLTGVYERVGARITVAERAGGLSLRMESTGALAGLQEPVTLDLLAVDEVTFVGRRPDDPQWLSAVFYELADGSPYVHLGARATPKIS, encoded by the coding sequence GTGGCTGGAGCAATGGGTGATCGGCTCGGAGAGCTGATCAGCGAATACGACGTCCCCGGCGCCGCCTTGGCCTACCTCCACCGGGGTGAGCTGCACGAGAGCGCCGCCGGCGTGCTCAACACGCGCACCGGAGCGCGGGTGAGCCCCGACTCACTCTTCCAGCTCGGCTCGGTGACCAAGGTCTGGACCGCCACCCAGATCATGCTCCTGGCCGAGCAGGGCCTGCTCACCCTCGACACCCCCGTGGCCGAGCTGCTGCCCGAGTTCAGGGTCGCCGATGCCGAGGTCACCAGGACGGTCACCGTCCGCCACCTGCTGAGCCACACCTCGGGCATCGACGGCGACCTGTTCCTCGACACCGGACGCGGCGACGACTGCGTCGAGCGCTACGTCGAGGCCTGCGCCGACCTGGCGCAGAACCACCCGCTGGGCGCCACGCAGTCCTACTGCAACTCCGGCTTCATCATCGCCGGACGCCTGGTCGAACGGCTGACCGGCGAGGTGTGGGACCAGGCGCTGCGCGAGCAGATCGTCGAACCGCTCGGCCTGACCCACACCTGGACCCTCCCGGAGGACGTGCTGCGCTTCGGCGCCGCCGTCGGCCACCTCGACGGCGAGCCGGCTCCCGCCTGGGGCCTGATGCGCTCCTGCGGCCCGGCCGGCCTGATCACCGCCAGGCCCGCCGACGCGGTCGCCTTCGCCCGCGCCCACCTGGAGGGCGGCCTGCTCAAGGACCCGCGAGCCATGTGGGAGCCGCAGGTCGACATCCCCAACCCGCACACCCTGGGCCGGCAGTGGGGCCTCGGCTGGATCCTCGACGAGTGGGACGGCCACCGCGTCGTCTCCCACGGCGGCAACACCATCGGCCAGTCCTCGATGCTGTGGATGCTGCCCGGCACCGGCACGATCGCCTGCGCCGTGGTCAACGGCGGCCACAGCGGCGCCTTCATGCAGGCCCTGGCCACCGAGCTGTTCCGCGACCTCGACGGCGTGGCCGTACCGCCTGTGCTGGGCCCGCCCGAGCAGCCGGTGGACGTGGACCCGAGCCGGCTCACCGGCGTCTACGAGCGGGTCGGCGCGCGGATCACGGTCGCCGAGCGCGCCGGCGGCCTCTCCCTGCGCATGGAGTCGACCGGCGCTCTGGCGGGCCTGCAGGAACCGGTCACCCTCGACCTGCTCGCCGTGGACGAGGTCACCTTCGTCGGACGCAGGCCGGACGACCCGCAATGGCTGTCAGCCGTCTTCTACGAGCTGGCCGACGGCTCACCGTACGTCCACCTGGGCGCCCGGGCCACCCCCAAGATCTCCTGA
- a CDS encoding serine hydrolase domain-containing protein: MDLQKRLDEAARRHDVPGAAVAVWTGTELVEAATGVLNRNTGVETTVDSLFQVGSTTKIWTATLVMRLVEEGLVDLDTPVREYLPEFGVADPETSKAVTVRHLLTHTGGFDGDLFEDTGRGDDCVERYLEFLHGAGQAHPLGALFSYCNSGYVVLGALAARFGGGTWEQTMRERLLEPLGVTHAALLPEEAILFRASAGHVGPDNAVHPGWQMPRSNAPAGSTMCLAPRELVRFGRMFLDGGEGVLKAETIAAMTTPQVDVPGVPGLMADRWGLGFELFDWGAPVFGHDGGTIGQSTFWRIIPGSGVTIAMSGNGGGFLGLIDEVALPVIRELTGLPVPALPTPPERPERVDAAPYTGTYATPAAVLEVTGADGGLDVTTVPGEYMARAGAERVTERYVHMSGQTFIKVKADGGGHLPITFVIEDGRAAYLHNGRAVPRA; encoded by the coding sequence ATGGACCTGCAGAAGCGTCTGGACGAGGCCGCCCGCCGCCACGACGTGCCGGGAGCCGCCGTCGCGGTGTGGACGGGCACCGAGCTGGTCGAGGCCGCCACCGGCGTGCTCAACAGGAACACGGGCGTGGAGACCACCGTCGACAGCCTGTTCCAGGTCGGCTCCACGACCAAGATCTGGACCGCCACCCTGGTGATGCGCCTGGTCGAGGAGGGACTGGTCGACCTCGACACGCCAGTGCGCGAGTACCTGCCCGAGTTCGGCGTGGCCGACCCCGAGACCAGCAAGGCGGTCACGGTCAGGCACCTGCTCACCCACACCGGCGGCTTCGACGGCGACCTGTTCGAGGACACCGGGCGCGGCGACGACTGCGTCGAGCGCTACCTCGAGTTCCTGCACGGCGCGGGCCAGGCGCACCCCCTCGGCGCGCTGTTCTCCTACTGCAACTCCGGCTACGTCGTGCTGGGCGCCCTGGCGGCCAGGTTCGGCGGCGGCACCTGGGAACAGACCATGCGCGAGCGGCTGCTCGAGCCGCTCGGCGTCACGCACGCGGCCCTCCTGCCCGAGGAGGCCATCCTGTTCCGCGCCTCGGCGGGGCATGTCGGGCCGGACAACGCGGTGCACCCCGGCTGGCAGATGCCGCGCTCGAACGCCCCCGCCGGATCGACCATGTGCCTGGCTCCGCGCGAGCTGGTCCGCTTCGGCCGGATGTTCCTCGACGGCGGCGAGGGCGTGCTGAAGGCCGAGACCATCGCCGCGATGACCACCCCCCAGGTCGACGTGCCGGGCGTGCCCGGCCTGATGGCCGACCGGTGGGGCCTCGGCTTCGAGCTGTTCGACTGGGGCGCGCCCGTCTTCGGCCACGACGGCGGCACGATCGGGCAGAGCACGTTCTGGCGCATCATCCCCGGCAGCGGCGTCACGATCGCCATGAGCGGCAACGGCGGCGGCTTCCTCGGGCTGATCGACGAGGTGGCCCTGCCGGTCATCCGCGAGCTGACCGGCCTGCCCGTCCCGGCCCTGCCCACGCCGCCCGAGCGGCCCGAGCGGGTCGACGCGGCGCCGTACACCGGCACCTACGCCACCCCCGCCGCGGTGCTGGAGGTGACGGGCGCCGACGGTGGCCTCGACGTCACCACCGTCCCCGGCGAGTACATGGCCAGGGCGGGCGCCGAGCGGGTGACCGAGAGGTACGTGCACATGTCGGGCCAGACGTTCATCAAGGTGAAGGCCGATGGCGGCGGCCACCTGCCGATCACCTTCGTGATCGAGGACGGCAGAGCCGCCTACCTGCACAACGGCAGGGCGGTGCCGCGTGCGTGA
- a CDS encoding serine hydrolase — MRELFEAADVEGFLHAREIDGEREVCHRADDPVVLASVFKIPIVLEYARQAAAGLISRTERLPLTMEHRDGGIGTSGCADEIELSLRDLAHFMMSMSDNAATDALLEKVGVERVNATLAELGLTRTHLIGDCRVLLGTVLTELGAGSWEEAEQVDPERLRALSVLDPARTSASTPRETTTMLARIWRDEAGPAEACAEVRQIMGRQIWPHRLSSGFGDDVRVSGKTGTIFGIRNEAGVVEYPDGRRYAVAVFLRPRSLGLRLPAADAVIGAAARRAVDELRG, encoded by the coding sequence GTGCGTGAGCTGTTCGAGGCCGCGGACGTGGAGGGCTTCCTGCACGCCCGCGAGATCGACGGCGAGCGCGAGGTCTGCCACCGGGCCGACGACCCCGTGGTGCTCGCCTCGGTCTTCAAGATCCCGATCGTCCTGGAGTACGCCCGCCAGGCCGCGGCGGGCCTGATCTCCAGGACCGAGCGCCTGCCGCTGACGATGGAGCACCGCGACGGCGGCATCGGCACCTCGGGCTGCGCCGACGAGATCGAGCTGTCGCTGCGCGACCTGGCGCATTTCATGATGTCGATGAGCGACAACGCCGCCACCGACGCGCTGCTGGAGAAGGTGGGGGTGGAGCGCGTCAACGCCACCCTCGCCGAGCTCGGGCTGACGCGCACGCACCTGATCGGTGACTGCCGTGTGCTGCTCGGCACCGTTCTGACCGAGCTGGGTGCGGGCTCGTGGGAGGAGGCGGAACAGGTCGATCCCGAACGGCTGCGCGCGCTGTCGGTGCTCGATCCCGCCAGGACCTCGGCCTCCACCCCGCGCGAGACCACCACGATGCTGGCCAGGATCTGGCGTGACGAGGCGGGCCCGGCCGAGGCGTGCGCCGAGGTCAGGCAGATCATGGGCAGGCAGATCTGGCCGCACCGGCTGTCGTCCGGCTTCGGCGACGACGTGCGGGTGTCGGGCAAGACCGGCACGATCTTCGGCATCCGCAACGAGGCCGGCGTCGTGGAGTACCCCGACGGCCGCCGTTACGCCGTCGCGGTCTTCCTCCGGCCGCGCTCGCTCGGCCTTCGCCTGCCCGCGGCGGACGCCGTGATAGGCGCCGCGGCCCGCAGGGCGGTCGACGAGCTACGCGGCTGA
- a CDS encoding PucR family transcriptional regulator: MTTRPRASLRRILHDLGSTVLDVAASPGDLDAEVTGVHIYDPLDELMLPSGGILLGVGVDGAENICDLLEAARAGSGIVIKQPVAVDERVRAKALETGVAVLGLTRAASWSQVAALLRSLLAEGDLSESGQEPSDDLFSLANALCALLDAPVTIEDRSSRVLAFSGRQDEADPGRIATVLGRQVPETYQRMLDEQGWFRKIYQNPGPVYIPLHDALPRVAIAVRSGDEILGSIWAAVREPLSKQREWALTDAAKIVALHLLRQRVGADTRRRLQADLLSTVLEGGRDAAEAAGRLGVASERLCVLAAQLADDQIDSAQSESDRQRFCDALALHVGAIHPKAAAALLGSVAYAILPLHASGEEEARAVRVAQSFLSRVGPRHSANIGVGRLAADLSQVARSRADADRSLRVLRSRGARGEVAGYSDVHFEALLLRLGDLAAAEEQTPTGPYQRLLRYDAEHGTELAATLGAYLDSFGDVNAAAAAVHVHSNTFRYRLRRLTEISGLDLADPEARLAAMLMMRIFGRRH, from the coding sequence ATGACGACCCGGCCGAGGGCCAGTCTGCGCCGCATCCTCCACGACCTGGGCAGCACCGTCCTCGACGTCGCCGCCTCCCCTGGCGACCTCGACGCCGAGGTCACGGGCGTCCACATCTACGACCCCCTCGACGAGCTGATGCTGCCCTCGGGCGGCATCCTGCTCGGCGTGGGGGTCGACGGCGCCGAGAACATCTGCGACCTGCTGGAGGCCGCGAGGGCGGGCTCGGGCATCGTGATCAAGCAGCCCGTGGCGGTGGACGAGCGGGTGCGCGCCAAGGCGCTCGAGACCGGGGTCGCCGTCCTCGGCCTCACCCGCGCCGCCTCCTGGTCGCAGGTCGCGGCGCTGCTGCGCTCCCTGCTGGCCGAGGGCGACCTCAGCGAGTCGGGACAGGAACCGTCCGACGACCTGTTCTCGCTGGCGAACGCGTTGTGCGCGCTGCTGGACGCGCCCGTCACGATCGAGGACCGCTCCTCGCGGGTGCTGGCCTTCTCGGGACGGCAGGACGAGGCCGACCCGGGCCGCATCGCGACCGTGCTCGGCAGGCAGGTGCCAGAGACCTACCAGCGCATGCTCGACGAGCAGGGCTGGTTCCGCAAGATCTACCAGAACCCGGGACCCGTCTACATCCCGCTGCACGACGCCCTGCCCAGGGTGGCCATCGCGGTCCGGTCGGGCGACGAGATCCTCGGCTCCATCTGGGCGGCGGTGCGCGAGCCGCTCAGCAAGCAGCGCGAGTGGGCGCTCACCGACGCCGCCAAGATCGTCGCGCTGCACCTGCTGCGCCAGCGCGTGGGCGCCGACACCCGCAGACGGCTGCAGGCCGACCTGCTGTCCACCGTGCTGGAGGGCGGCAGGGACGCCGCCGAGGCCGCGGGCAGGCTCGGCGTCGCCAGCGAGCGGCTGTGCGTCCTGGCCGCCCAGCTGGCCGACGACCAGATCGACTCGGCCCAGTCCGAGTCCGACCGGCAGCGCTTCTGCGACGCCCTCGCCCTGCACGTCGGCGCCATCCACCCCAAGGCCGCCGCCGCGCTCCTCGGCTCGGTCGCCTACGCCATCCTGCCGCTGCACGCCAGCGGCGAGGAGGAGGCCCGCGCCGTACGCGTGGCGCAGAGCTTCCTGTCCAGGGTCGGTCCCCGCCACAGCGCCAACATCGGCGTGGGCCGGCTGGCCGCCGACCTGAGCCAGGTGGCCAGGTCGAGGGCCGACGCCGACAGGTCGCTGCGCGTGCTGCGCTCCAGAGGGGCCCGCGGCGAGGTGGCCGGGTACAGCGACGTCCACTTCGAGGCGCTGCTGCTGCGCCTCGGCGACCTGGCGGCGGCCGAGGAGCAGACCCCGACAGGCCCCTACCAGCGGCTGCTGCGCTATGACGCCGAGCACGGCACCGAGCTGGCCGCCACGCTCGGCGCCTACCTCGACAGCTTCGGCGACGTCAACGCCGCGGCGGCCGCCGTCCACGTGCACTCCAACACCTTCAGGTACCGCCTGCGCCGGCTGACCGAGATCAGCGGCCTCGACCTGGCCGATCCCGAGGCCAGGCTGGCGGCCATGCTCATGATGCGGATCTTCGGACGGCGGCACTAG
- a CDS encoding ABC transporter substrate-binding protein: MNTSKSVAVLVTTAALAASCGGQATPGGGVVAGATYTSTVTADPGVLDPATAILSVTNTVLGYAYDTLVAARPDGSLVPALAEKWDVKPDSVTFTLRKNVTCADGSPVTPSTVAANFTYITDPAGKSPLRGVLVPPDLTAKGDDAAGTVTLATPKPFSFILESARDVYIVCGKGLKDRSVLARQTSGSGLFQLTEAVSGDHYTFNLRQDYAWGPEGVTGKTPGLPVKVVLKVISNEQTAVNLLASGAVNSTVVTGSDRQRVEADPSITKLVVAMGNGQFFYHQGDGRPAKDPAVRKALTQAVNLQELAGIAGGGTGRKATSLVMEPRPCKGDSVTGHVPAYDPRAAAAALDAAGWKQGPDGIRQKDGKRLTLRYLFVTTKGAAIMAAAEYLAAEWKKAGVEVKLNGVIDTKLAESLNATQDWDVAWLPIGVALPSQLIGFLSGPAAPEGANFAHLDNARYTELVAKAGGRPAPASCADWEAAESALFEAADLVPVVENTAVVAVKGATVQAISYIVIPSSIRMTKAS; encoded by the coding sequence ATGAACACATCGAAGTCGGTGGCCGTCCTCGTGACGACGGCCGCGCTCGCCGCCTCCTGCGGCGGCCAGGCCACTCCCGGCGGCGGCGTCGTCGCCGGCGCGACCTACACCAGCACCGTCACCGCCGACCCAGGCGTGCTCGACCCCGCCACCGCCATCCTGTCGGTGACCAACACCGTGCTCGGCTACGCCTACGACACCCTCGTCGCGGCCAGGCCCGACGGCAGCCTGGTGCCGGCGCTGGCCGAGAAATGGGACGTCAAGCCAGACTCCGTCACCTTCACCCTGCGCAAGAACGTCACCTGCGCCGACGGCTCGCCCGTCACCCCCTCCACCGTGGCGGCCAACTTCACCTACATCACCGACCCCGCCGGCAAGTCGCCGCTCAGGGGCGTGCTCGTCCCGCCCGACCTCACCGCCAAGGGCGACGACGCCGCGGGCACCGTCACCCTGGCCACGCCCAAGCCGTTCTCCTTCATCCTGGAGAGCGCCAGAGACGTCTACATCGTCTGCGGCAAGGGTCTCAAGGACCGCTCGGTGCTGGCCAGGCAGACCTCGGGCTCGGGCCTGTTCCAGCTCACCGAGGCCGTCTCCGGCGACCACTACACCTTCAACCTGCGCCAGGACTACGCCTGGGGGCCGGAGGGTGTCACGGGCAAGACACCGGGACTGCCCGTCAAGGTGGTGCTCAAGGTCATCTCGAACGAGCAGACGGCGGTCAACCTGCTGGCCTCGGGGGCGGTGAACTCCACCGTGGTGACGGGCTCGGACCGGCAGCGCGTCGAGGCCGACCCCTCGATCACCAAGCTGGTCGTGGCCATGGGCAACGGCCAGTTCTTCTACCATCAGGGCGACGGCCGTCCCGCCAAGGACCCCGCCGTCCGCAAGGCGCTCACCCAGGCCGTCAACCTCCAGGAGCTGGCCGGCATCGCCGGCGGCGGCACCGGACGCAAGGCCACCAGCCTGGTCATGGAGCCGCGGCCGTGCAAGGGCGACAGCGTGACGGGCCACGTCCCCGCCTACGATCCCCGGGCGGCCGCCGCCGCGCTGGACGCCGCGGGCTGGAAGCAGGGCCCCGACGGGATCAGGCAGAAGGACGGCAAGCGCCTCACCCTGCGCTACCTGTTCGTCACGACCAAGGGAGCGGCCATCATGGCCGCGGCCGAGTACCTGGCCGCCGAGTGGAAGAAGGCGGGCGTGGAGGTGAAGCTGAACGGCGTCATCGACACCAAGCTCGCCGAGTCGCTCAACGCCACCCAGGACTGGGACGTGGCCTGGCTGCCGATCGGCGTGGCGCTGCCGTCCCAGCTGATCGGCTTCCTGAGCGGCCCCGCCGCGCCCGAGGGCGCCAACTTCGCCCACCTGGACAACGCCCGCTACACCGAGCTGGTCGCCAAGGCGGGTGGGCGGCCCGCGCCGGCCAGCTGCGCCGACTGGGAGGCGGCGGAGTCGGCCCTGTTCGAGGCGGCCGACCTGGTCCCCGTGGTGGAGAACACCGCGGTCGTGGCCGTGAAGGGCGCCACGGTGCAGGCCATCTCCTACATCGTCATCCCGAGCTCGATCCGCATGACGAAGGCGAGCTGA
- a CDS encoding ABC transporter permease gives MLRRLLRFAAGLAALMVATFAMIHLIPGDPVRAALGPQAPPELIAARRAALGLDDPLVQQFLDYAGGVFTGDFGTSFLSGEPVGQIVMDRLPNTLSLAVLATLVSLLVAVPLGLWAAIRTENGRNRGTELGFTTGTGAAVAVPEFLYAIGLVVVFAVVLGWLPPAGKDGALSYVLPVAALSIGPAALIARLVRAETARELGSDYVRLARAKRLPALRVHLRHVLPNALTATLTTGGLLLGGLIAGSVLVEFVFAWPGLGMRMTEAITQKDFPVAQGVILVYGAIVLVVNTGVDLALAVLDPKSTIKES, from the coding sequence GTGCTGCGCCGCCTGCTCAGGTTCGCGGCGGGGCTGGCCGCCCTGATGGTCGCCACGTTCGCGATGATCCACCTCATCCCCGGCGACCCCGTCAGGGCGGCCCTCGGCCCGCAGGCCCCACCGGAGCTGATCGCCGCCCGCAGGGCCGCCCTCGGCCTGGACGACCCGCTCGTCCAGCAGTTCCTGGACTACGCCGGCGGCGTGTTCACCGGCGACTTCGGCACCTCCTTCCTCAGTGGCGAGCCGGTGGGCCAGATCGTCATGGACCGGCTGCCCAACACCCTGTCGCTCGCCGTCCTGGCGACCCTCGTGTCGCTGCTGGTGGCGGTGCCGCTCGGCCTGTGGGCCGCGATCCGCACGGAGAACGGCCGCAACAGGGGCACCGAGCTGGGCTTCACCACCGGTACGGGGGCCGCCGTCGCGGTCCCCGAGTTCCTCTACGCGATCGGGCTGGTCGTCGTCTTCGCCGTCGTGCTCGGCTGGCTGCCCCCGGCCGGCAAGGACGGCGCGCTGTCATACGTGCTGCCGGTGGCCGCGCTGTCCATCGGGCCCGCCGCGCTCATCGCCCGCCTGGTCAGGGCCGAGACGGCCCGCGAGCTGGGCAGCGACTACGTCCGCCTGGCCAGGGCCAAGCGGTTGCCCGCCCTCAGGGTCCACCTCCGGCACGTGCTGCCCAACGCGCTCACCGCCACGCTGACCACCGGAGGGCTGCTGCTCGGCGGCCTCATCGCGGGCAGCGTGCTCGTCGAGTTCGTCTTCGCCTGGCCGGGACTCGGCATGCGGATGACCGAGGCGATCACGCAGAAGGACTTCCCGGTCGCGCAGGGCGTGATCCTCGTCTACGGGGCGATCGTGCTCGTCGTGAACACGGGCGTGGACCTGGCGCTGGCCGTGCTCGATCCCAAGTCGACCATCAAGGAGAGCTGA